A stretch of the Ensifer sp. PDNC004 genome encodes the following:
- the secE gene encoding preprotein translocase subunit SecE, protein MASKTNPVTFLQQVRSETSKVTWPSRRETMISTLMVFVMVFFAAAFFFAADQLMGWAIGLILNVGA, encoded by the coding sequence ATGGCATCCAAAACGAATCCGGTAACGTTTCTGCAGCAGGTTCGCTCTGAGACGTCGAAAGTGACCTGGCCCTCTCGGCGCGAGACGATGATCTCGACGCTGATGGTCTTCGTCATGGTCTTTTTTGCCGCTGCCTTCTTCTTTGCTGCGGACCAGTTGATGGGTTGGGCGATCGGCCTCATCCTCAACGTTGGCGCTTGA
- a CDS encoding GrpB family protein — translation MSRITLVEYDPLWPSLFDEQARFITALLSPFVREIHHIGSTAIPGLAAKPKIDIDAVITDPGALPELSARLSKAGYACHGDPHANGLRTFTAATFPYGTRLYLCRDDNATHAERMLFRDALRENPDLARRYETLKRQLASEAEGDWDIYTNGKRGFIAAVLATCSTKKAPPSPAGPSY, via the coding sequence ATGTCGCGCATCACGCTGGTCGAATATGATCCCCTCTGGCCGTCGCTCTTTGACGAGCAGGCGCGTTTCATCACCGCCCTGCTCTCGCCTTTCGTCCGCGAGATCCATCACATCGGCAGTACGGCGATACCGGGACTGGCTGCGAAGCCGAAAATCGATATCGATGCGGTGATCACGGACCCAGGGGCACTGCCGGAGCTCAGCGCGCGCCTCAGCAAGGCAGGCTACGCCTGTCACGGCGATCCGCACGCAAACGGCTTGCGGACGTTTACGGCGGCAACGTTCCCCTATGGTACGCGGCTCTATCTCTGTAGGGACGACAACGCCACTCATGCGGAGCGCATGCTCTTTCGCGATGCGCTCCGAGAGAACCCAGATCTCGCCCGCCGCTACGAGACGCTGAAAAGGCAGCTCGCGAGCGAGGCTGAGGGCGATTGGGATATCTACACCAACGGCAAGCGCGGCTTCATCGCAGCGGTCCTGGCGACTTGCTCGACGAAAAAGGCCCCGCCGTCGCCGGCGGGGCCTTCCTACTGA
- the tuf gene encoding elongation factor Tu, which produces MAKSKFERNKPHVNIGTIGHVDHGKTSLTAAITKYFGEFKAYDQIDAAPEEKARGITISTAHVEYETPNRHYAHVDCPGHADYVKNMITGAAQMDGAILVCSAADGPMPQTREHILLARQVGVPAIVVFLNKVDQVDDAELLELVELEVRELLSSYEFPGDDIPIIKGSALAALEDSDKKIGEDAIRELMAAVDAYIPTPERPIDQPFLMPIEDVFSISGRGTVVTGRVERGIVKVGEEVEIVGIRDTSKTTVTGVEMFRKLLDQGQAGDNIGALIRGVNRDGVERGQILCKPGSVKPHKKFMAEAYILTKEEGGRHTPFFTNYRPQFYFRTTDVTGIVTLPEGTEMVMPGDNVTVAVELIVPIAMEEKLRFAIREGGRTVGAGIVASIVE; this is translated from the coding sequence ATGGCAAAGAGCAAATTTGAGCGCAACAAGCCGCACGTTAACATTGGCACGATTGGCCACGTTGACCATGGCAAGACGTCGCTGACCGCAGCGATCACGAAGTACTTCGGCGAGTTCAAGGCGTACGACCAGATCGACGCCGCTCCGGAAGAAAAGGCCCGTGGTATCACGATTTCGACGGCCCACGTTGAGTATGAGACGCCGAACCGTCACTACGCTCACGTTGACTGCCCCGGCCACGCCGACTACGTCAAGAACATGATCACCGGTGCAGCGCAGATGGACGGCGCGATCCTGGTTTGCTCGGCTGCTGACGGCCCGATGCCGCAGACCCGCGAGCACATCCTGCTTGCTCGTCAGGTTGGCGTTCCGGCAATCGTCGTGTTCCTCAACAAGGTCGACCAGGTTGACGACGCCGAGCTTCTCGAGCTCGTCGAGCTGGAAGTTCGCGAACTTCTGTCGTCCTACGAATTCCCGGGCGACGACATTCCGATCATCAAGGGCTCGGCTCTTGCTGCTCTGGAAGATTCGGACAAGAAGATCGGCGAAGACGCGATCCGCGAGCTGATGGCTGCTGTTGACGCCTACATCCCGACGCCTGAGCGTCCGATCGACCAGCCGTTCCTGATGCCGATCGAAGACGTGTTCTCGATCTCGGGCCGCGGTACGGTTGTGACCGGTCGCGTCGAGCGCGGCATCGTCAAGGTTGGCGAAGAAGTCGAAATCGTCGGCATCCGCGACACGTCGAAGACGACGGTTACGGGCGTTGAAATGTTCCGCAAGCTGCTCGACCAGGGCCAGGCTGGCGACAACATCGGCGCGCTGATCCGTGGTGTTAACCGTGACGGCGTTGAGCGTGGCCAGATCCTGTGCAAGCCGGGTTCGGTCAAGCCGCACAAGAAGTTCATGGCCGAAGCCTACATCCTGACGAAGGAAGAAGGCGGCCGTCATACGCCGTTCTTCACCAACTACCGTCCGCAGTTCTACTTCCGCACGACGGACGTGACGGGCATCGTAACGCTGCCGGAAGGCACGGAAATGGTTATGCCGGGCGACAACGTCACGGTTGCCGTTGAGCTGATCGTTCCGATCGCGATGGAAGAAAAGCTGCGCTTCGCGATCCGCGAAGGCGGCCGTACCGTCGGCGCCGGCATCGTTGCCTCGATCGTCGAGTAA
- a CDS encoding RNA methyltransferase: MSKDRTGDKSAKDTHYANLRRAHRDAKRERGEIPTPKEDRRRKAPADWKAPQLAPEQVLLYGLHTVRAALDNPARQIIGLSVTQNAAARLELGELSALPFPVETVTPQDLDKILGPDAIHQGVMLETRPLPHRRLEALRDCPLILVLDQVTDPHNVGAVMRSAVAFDAGALITTMRHSPTESGVLAKSASGALEMIPYIQITNLGDAIEELHRLGFQTIGLDSEGPQPLEGTFSGEKIALVLGSEGKGLRQKTRSIVNDLARLDMPGAIKSLNVSNAAAIAMYAARQYLKR; encoded by the coding sequence ATGAGCAAAGATCGCACCGGCGACAAGAGCGCCAAGGACACCCATTACGCAAACCTGAGGCGCGCGCACCGCGACGCCAAGCGAGAGCGTGGCGAAATTCCAACCCCGAAAGAGGACAGGCGCCGAAAGGCCCCAGCCGATTGGAAAGCGCCGCAGCTCGCCCCTGAGCAAGTGCTGCTTTACGGCCTGCACACGGTTCGCGCCGCGCTGGACAATCCGGCGCGTCAGATCATTGGCCTCAGTGTGACCCAGAACGCCGCCGCAAGGCTGGAACTCGGGGAGCTTTCGGCCCTGCCCTTCCCGGTCGAAACGGTGACGCCACAGGATCTCGACAAGATTCTCGGTCCCGACGCGATCCACCAGGGCGTGATGCTCGAAACGCGCCCGCTGCCGCATCGCCGGCTGGAGGCGCTGCGCGACTGCCCGCTGATCCTCGTGCTCGACCAGGTAACCGATCCGCACAATGTCGGCGCCGTCATGCGCTCGGCCGTGGCTTTCGATGCCGGCGCGCTGATCACCACCATGCGCCACAGCCCAACCGAATCGGGCGTGCTCGCCAAATCGGCCTCCGGCGCGCTGGAAATGATCCCCTATATCCAGATCACCAACCTTGGTGATGCCATCGAGGAGTTGCATCGACTGGGCTTCCAGACGATTGGCCTTGATTCGGAAGGACCGCAGCCGCTGGAAGGAACGTTCAGCGGCGAGAAGATCGCGCTCGTACTCGGCTCCGAGGGCAAGGGGCTCCGGCAGAAGACCCGCTCGATCGTCAACGACCTTGCCCGGCTCGACATGCCTGGCGCGATCAAGTCGCTGAACGTCTCGAACGCAGCGGCGATCGCCATGTATGCGGCCCGCCAGTATCTGAAGCGCTGA
- a CDS encoding FMN-dependent NADH-azoreductase, whose translation MNVLHIDSGILGDHSVSRRLTAALAAQVKADRPDAQVTYRDLAGSSLPHLTGAQIMAPADLEGVDAGLAADVKLGRDMLEEFLAADTVIIGAPMYNFGIPSQLKVWIDRIAVSGKTFRYTENGPEGLAKGKKVIVASTRGGHYSAGPAAVMDHQESYLKTVFGFLGITDVEFVRAEGLNLSADSKQFAIAEAEKTISEGNVLRLAS comes from the coding sequence ATGAACGTTCTTCATATCGACTCCGGTATCCTTGGCGACCACTCGGTTTCCCGCCGTCTGACGGCCGCCCTTGCCGCCCAGGTCAAGGCTGACCGCCCGGATGCCCAGGTGACCTACCGCGATCTCGCTGGCAGCTCGCTGCCGCATCTGACCGGCGCTCAGATCATGGCCCCGGCCGACCTCGAAGGCGTCGACGCCGGCCTTGCTGCGGACGTCAAGCTCGGCCGCGACATGCTGGAAGAATTCCTGGCCGCCGACACCGTCATCATCGGCGCGCCGATGTACAACTTCGGCATTCCGAGCCAGCTGAAGGTCTGGATCGACCGCATCGCCGTCTCCGGCAAGACTTTCCGCTACACCGAGAACGGTCCGGAAGGCCTCGCCAAGGGCAAGAAGGTCATCGTCGCCTCCACCCGTGGCGGCCATTACTCCGCCGGCCCGGCGGCCGTCATGGATCACCAGGAATCCTACCTGAAGACGGTCTTCGGCTTCCTTGGCATTACCGATGTCGAGTTCGTTCGCGCCGAAGGCCTGAACCTCAGCGCCGACTCCAAGCAGTTTGCGATCGCCGAGGCTGAAAAGACCATCTCCGAAGGCAACGTGCTTCGCCTGGCGAGCTAA
- a CDS encoding LysR family transcriptional regulator gives MQDLNDLGLFAAVVRNNGFSAAARDLNIPKSKLSKHVARLEEQLGVRLLERSTRKLRVTDIGRVFYEHCQSLLDGVAAAEAEIAAVRAEPSGTVRLACPLGFTPMLADILPAFHRRYPGVRLLITATNRRIDLIEERVDVALRARGQLDTDNQLIIRKFGEVRERLAASPTFLARSGEITIENLSQQATLSMNEQHPTDVWRLVSIDGNTTEITHRPIIGCSDFLILERAAIEGMGVALLPDHICERAFRAGVLAPVLPEWTSNDVVVHLVFPSRQGMLPATRALIDYLAENLLNALQKCREVPVRMGPSFDI, from the coding sequence ATGCAGGATCTGAACGACCTCGGGCTTTTTGCCGCCGTCGTGCGAAACAACGGCTTCAGTGCCGCGGCACGGGACCTCAATATACCCAAATCCAAGCTCAGCAAACATGTGGCCCGCCTGGAGGAGCAGCTCGGCGTGCGGCTGCTTGAGCGCTCGACCCGCAAGCTGCGTGTCACCGACATCGGCCGGGTGTTCTACGAGCATTGCCAGAGCCTTCTCGACGGGGTGGCTGCCGCCGAAGCTGAGATCGCCGCCGTGCGCGCCGAACCCTCGGGCACGGTCCGGCTCGCCTGCCCGCTCGGCTTCACCCCGATGCTTGCCGATATCCTGCCAGCGTTTCACCGCCGCTATCCCGGCGTCCGGCTGCTGATTACAGCCACCAACCGTCGCATCGACCTGATCGAGGAGCGGGTCGACGTGGCGCTGCGCGCCCGCGGTCAGCTCGATACGGACAACCAGCTGATCATCCGCAAGTTCGGCGAGGTGCGCGAGCGGCTTGCCGCCAGCCCCACCTTCCTTGCCCGCTCGGGCGAGATCACCATCGAGAACCTCAGCCAGCAGGCGACGCTCTCGATGAACGAACAGCACCCGACCGACGTCTGGCGGCTGGTTTCGATCGACGGCAACACGACGGAAATCACCCACCGCCCGATCATCGGCTGCAGCGACTTCCTGATTCTCGAACGCGCCGCGATCGAAGGTATGGGGGTCGCGCTCTTGCCCGACCATATCTGCGAGCGCGCCTTCCGCGCCGGCGTGCTTGCGCCGGTGCTGCCGGAATGGACGTCGAACGACGTTGTCGTGCACCTCGTCTTCCCGTCCCGCCAGGGCATGTTGCCGGCGACAAGAGCCTTGATCGACTATCTGGCCGAGAACCTGCTCAACGCCCTGCAGAAATGCCGCGAGGTTCCGGTGCGCATGGGGCCGTCCTTCGACATCTGA
- a CDS encoding NAD kinase — MARTFNSFAFLASPAEEAQKAAADLKAIYGDHDPSKADVIVALGGDGFMLQTLHQTMNSGKLVYGMNRGSVGFLMNRYSTENLTDRICQAVENAFHPLEMQTTDVYGESFTALAINEVYLFRQSYQAAKLRVLIDGKTRLEELTCDGLLVATPAGSTAYNLSAHGPILPLEAPLLAMTPVSAFRPRRWRGALLPNHVTVEIEILEADKRPVNAVADHQEVKSVVRVKIAESENMTARILSDPDHSWSDRILAEQFSN, encoded by the coding sequence ATGGCCCGAACGTTCAATTCCTTCGCCTTTCTCGCCTCGCCCGCGGAAGAGGCACAAAAGGCTGCGGCTGATCTCAAGGCGATCTATGGCGACCATGATCCGTCGAAAGCCGATGTGATCGTCGCGCTTGGCGGCGACGGCTTCATGCTGCAGACGCTGCACCAGACAATGAACAGCGGCAAGCTGGTCTATGGCATGAACCGTGGCTCTGTCGGGTTCCTGATGAACCGCTACAGCACCGAGAACCTGACGGACCGGATCTGCCAGGCGGTCGAGAACGCTTTTCATCCGCTGGAGATGCAGACGACCGACGTCTATGGCGAGAGCTTCACGGCACTTGCAATCAACGAGGTCTACCTCTTCCGCCAGTCCTACCAGGCAGCAAAGCTTCGCGTTCTGATCGATGGCAAGACACGGCTGGAGGAGTTGACCTGCGACGGGCTGCTGGTCGCCACCCCGGCCGGCTCCACCGCCTACAATCTCTCCGCCCACGGACCGATCCTGCCGCTCGAGGCCCCGCTTCTGGCGATGACCCCGGTCAGCGCCTTTCGCCCGCGCCGCTGGCGCGGTGCGCTCCTGCCGAACCATGTCACGGTCGAGATCGAAATCCTCGAGGCCGACAAGCGGCCGGTGAACGCCGTGGCGGACCATCAGGAAGTAAAGTCGGTGGTCAGGGTAAAGATCGCCGAATCGGAAAACATGACGGCGCGTATCCTTTCGGATCCCGATCATTCTTGGTCGGACCGCATCCTGGCCGAGCAATT